A region of the Pseudomonas sp. J452 genome:
TCGAGGAGGGTGAGGGGCTGCGCCTGTCGCGCATCGAGGAATTGGGCATCCCCAGTCTGGCCCAGCTGTTCGCCGATCCACCGCAGGGCACCGCGCCGCGGCTGTACCGGGTGGAAGGCCGCGAGTGGTACGGCATGCGCGTGCCGATGTCGAGCCTCTCCGATCAGCCGCTGCAGGTGCTGATCGCCGTGCCGGCCGATGAGCTGCAGGCTGGCGCGCGCAAGGTGCTGCTGGAGCAACTGCAGTGGGCGCTGGTACTGATCGCCCTGTTGTTGTTGGTCGGCTGGCTGCTCGGCCATCGCATCGGCCGGCCGCTGCGGCTGTTGGCTGGCCAGGTGCGCGCCCTGGCGAGTTTTGATTTCAGCCTCGAGGTGGGCGTCGAGTCCAGCGTCAGCGAAGTGCATGATCTCAGTCGCGTGCTGCGGCGCATGTCGGGGGCCATTCGTAACTTCCAGTCCATCACCCTGACGCTGAGCCGCGAAACGAACCTGGAGAGCATGCTCGGCGGGGTGCTCGGGCAATTGGTCGAGGCCACCGGGGCGAGTGGCGGCGCCGTCTACCTGCATGACGACGAGAGCGGCGAGTTGCGCCTGGCGGCCGACTGCCATGGTGAGGACTATCCGGAGAGCGTCGCGCTCGAGGCGCACAGTCATGAGGATCTGGCGGCCGCCGTGGCCCAGGCCCTGGCGATTCGCGGCCACTGTCTGGAGGTCGTGCTCAACGACCGCAGTGACGAACTGCTCGGCATCCTGGTGCTGCAGCTGGCACCCGAGCATGCACAGGGTGGCGCTGTGCAACAACCCTTCCGCCGCTTCGTCGAGGAGCTGTCCGGCGCCGCCGCGGTGGCCATCGAGACACGCCAGCTGATCGAGGCCCAGCAGCGTCTGCTGGACGCCATCATCAAGCTGCTGGCCGATGCCATCGACGCCAAGAGCCCCTATACCGGCGGTCACTGCGAACGGGTACCGCAGCTGGCGCAGATGCTGCTGGACCAGGTCATCGCCGATCGCGGGCCTTACGCCGACTTCAGCATGAGCGAAGCCGAGCTGTACGAGTTTCGCATCGCCGCCTGGCTGCACGACTGTGGCAAGGTCACCAGTCCGGAATACGTGGTGGACAAGGCGACCAAGCTGGAGAGCCTGTACAACCGCATCCACGAGGTGCGCATGCGCTTCGAGGTGCTCTGGCGCGACGCCGAGCTCGACTACTGGCAGGGCCTGGCTGGCGGCAGCGAGCGGGAGGCCCTGCAGTCGACCCTGGCGCAGCGCCAGGCCGAGCTGCAAGAGGAGTTCGCCTTCGTCGCGGCAGCCAACGTCGGCGGCGAATTTATGAAGGACGAGGACGTCGAGCGCCTGCAGCAGATCGGCCAGCGGCGCTGGCTGCGCCATTTCGACAATCGCCTGGGGCTATCGCGCGACGAGGCCGAGCGGTTGGCGGCGGTGCCATTGGCGGCGCTGCCGGTGGAGGAGGCGCTGCTCGCCGACCGCCCCGAACACCGGGTGCCCTGGGGCGAGCGCAAGCCGCCGGTGACCAAGGACGACCCGCGCAATGTCTGGGGCTTC
Encoded here:
- a CDS encoding HD domain-containing phosphohydrolase — encoded protein: MHKSAGGISLQLLIALAITFSSLLLGGALAWQGYQGVEQALVVAAGDTAQQFGKTFNEKARRLIDPVRSSIRLLAYDAISQADTLPQRLESLPLLVECLTANNVLSNIYVGYPNGELLSVLRDPELRQRFGGPEGADFLVMSMSRGESGALLGEWRFYDSDLTLLQSEVKPDFRFDPRTRPWFTQSIEQASTVLTRPYVFFGTREIGLTLAQRSIDGAAVIGMDASVNALASEMQDMRMTAGTEIALVDGEGTVLTYPDLQRVIVEEGEGLRLSRIEELGIPSLAQLFADPPQGTAPRLYRVEGREWYGMRVPMSSLSDQPLQVLIAVPADELQAGARKVLLEQLQWALVLIALLLLVGWLLGHRIGRPLRLLAGQVRALASFDFSLEVGVESSVSEVHDLSRVLRRMSGAIRNFQSITLTLSRETNLESMLGGVLGQLVEATGASGGAVYLHDDESGELRLAADCHGEDYPESVALEAHSHEDLAAAVAQALAIRGHCLEVVLNDRSDELLGILVLQLAPEHAQGGAVQQPFRRFVEELSGAAAVAIETRQLIEAQQRLLDAIIKLLADAIDAKSPYTGGHCERVPQLAQMLLDQVIADRGPYADFSMSEAELYEFRIAAWLHDCGKVTSPEYVVDKATKLESLYNRIHEVRMRFEVLWRDAELDYWQGLAGGSEREALQSTLAQRQAELQEEFAFVAAANVGGEFMKDEDVERLQQIGQRRWLRHFDNRLGLSRDEAERLAAVPLAALPVEEALLADRPEHRVPWGERKPPVTKDDPRNVWGFDMRLPAYACNYGELYNLGIRRGTLNDEERFKINDHIVQTIIMLSTLPLPRQLKRVPTIAGSHHEKMDGSGYPRRLGKDDMSIAERVMAIADIFEALTAADRPYKAPKTLSESVKILAFMARDQHIDAQLFRLFLSSGVYREYGEQFLRPEQLDEVDIQPWLQMLDAL